The proteins below are encoded in one region of Scophthalmus maximus strain ysfricsl-2021 chromosome 4, ASM2237912v1, whole genome shotgun sequence:
- the LOC118302766 gene encoding solute carrier organic anion transporter family member 3A1-like, with the protein MQVKNQICTERSSADDPEQDDSQKKTSCFSNIKIFLVSECALMLAQGTVGAYLVSVLTTLERRFNLQSADVGVIASSFEIGNLALILFVSYFGAKAHRPRLIGCGGIVMALGALLSALPEFLTHQYEYEAGDSWHAEDGRDICSNNSRSDNRDSGFKCGNRANTNMMYLLLIGAQVLLGIGATPVQPLGVSYIDDHVHRKDSSLYIGILFSTLVFGPACGFILGSVCTKVYVDAVFIDTSKLDITPDDPRWIGAWWGGFLLCGALLFLSALFMFGFPQSLDEQDMDGGGESEQAMLPPSLTLEYQGSKPNGAIHGYDMNSGLTVCEHLRVIPRVTRHLLSNPVFTCITLAACMEIAVVAGFAAFLGKYLEQQFNLTTSSANQLLGMTAIPCACLGIFLGGLLVKKLNLSALGAVRMAMLVNLVSTACYVSFLFLGCDTGPVAGVTVAYGNETLQSWQRPESPCINNCNCYTASVSPVCGSNGVTYLSACFAGCTKPNLTGCTCISSNTEEAVALPGKCPSPGCQQAFLTFLSVICVCSMIGAMAQTPSVIILIRTVSPELKSYALGVLFLLLRLIGFIPPPLIFGMGIDSTCLFWSSVCGEKGACMLYDNVAYRHLYVSIAIALKSSAFVLYATTWQCLRKNYRKYIKNSEGYLTPTELFASNVTLDNLGKEITQNPANRTKFIYNLEDPDVCNNMESVL; encoded by the exons ATGCAGGTGAAAAACCAGATCTGCACTGAGCGGAGCAGCGCCGACGACCCGGAGCAGGATGACAGCCAGAAGAAGACCTCGTGCTTCTCCAACATCAAGATCTTCCTGGTGTCGGAGTGTGCGCTCATGCTGGCACAGGGCACGGTGGGCGCCTATCTG GTGAGCGTTCTGACCACACTGGAGAGACGCTTCAACCTGCAGAGTGCCGATGTGGGCGTCATTGCCAGCAGCTTCGAAATTGGCAACCTGGCCCTCATCCTGTTCGTCAGCTACTTTGGTGCCAAGGCCCACAGGCCTCGGCTGATTGGCTGCGGCGGGATCGTCATGGCGCTGGGGGCGTTGCTCTCCGCCCTGCCCGAGTTCCTGACCCATCAGTACGAGTACGAGGCCGGGGACTCGTGGCACGCTGAGGACGGCAGGGACATCTGCTCCAACAACTCCCGGTCGGACAACCGGGACTCCGGGTTCAAGTGTGGCAACCGAGCCAACACCAACATGATGTACCTTCTGCTGATCGGAGCCCAGGTTCTGCTGGGCATCGGAGCCACACCGGTCCAGCCTCTGGGAGTGTCCTACATCGATGACCATGTCCACAGGAAGGACTCTTCGCTGTACATAG gtattttattttccacattagTGTTCGGCCCGGCCTGTGGCTTCATCTTAGGTTCCGTCTGTACCAAAGTCTATGTTGATGCTGTCTTCATTGACACCA GTAAGCTGGACATCACCCCAGACGACCCTCGCTGGATCGGGGCGTGGTGGGGCGGCTTCCTCCTCTGCGGTGCCTTACTCTTCCTGTCGGCCCTCTTCATGTTTGGCTTCCCACAGTCGCTGGACGAGCAGGACATGGACGGTGGAGGGGAGAGTGAGCAGGCCATGCTGCCTCCTTCCCTGACCCTGGAATACCAGGGCTCCAAACCCAACGGGGCCATTCACGGCTACGATATGAACAGCGGGCTCACAGTTTGTGAGCACCTGAGAG TTATCCCCCGGGTAACCAGGCACTTGCTCTCTAATCCGGTATTCACCTGCATCACTCTGGCAGCCTGCATGGAGATCGCCGTGGTTGCCGGCTTTGCCGCCTTCTTAGGCAAATACCTGGAGCAGCAGTTCAACCTCACCACctcctcagccaatcagctgctgg GTATGACGGCCATCCCCTGCGCCTGTCTGGGTATCTTCCTCGGGGGGCTGCTGGTTAAGAAGCTGAACCTGTCCGCTCTGGGCGCCGTCCGCATGGCAATGCTGGTCAACCTGGTGTCCACCGCCTGCTAcgtctctttcctcttcttggGCTGCGACACTGGACCTGTCGCAGGGGTCACTGTGGCCTATGGCAACGA GACGTTACAGTCCTGGCAGCGGCCCGAGTCACCGTGCATCAACAACTGTAACTGCTACACAGCATCCGTGAGTCCTGTCTGTGGTTCCAACGGAGTCACCTACCTCTCAGCCTGCTTCGCTGGCTGCACCAAACCA aACCTGACCGGCTGCACGTGTATATCCAGCAACACTGAGGAGGCAGTGGCTTTACCGGGGAAGTGTCCCAGTCCGGGCTGTCAGCAGGCCTTCCTCACCTTCCTGAGCGTgatctgtgtgtgcagcatgaTCGGAGCTATGGCCCAGACGCCCTccgtcatcatcctcatcag AACCGTGAGTCCAGAGCTGAAATCGTACGCCCTAGGGGTTCTGTTCCTGCTCCTGAGACTTATAG GCTTCATCCCTCCCCCCCTGATCTTCGGCATGGGCATCGACTCCACCTGTCTGTTCTGGAGCTCGGTCTGCGGCGAGAAGGGAGCCTGCATGCTGTACGACAACGTGGCCTACAGGCATCTGTACGTCAGCATCGCCATCGCCCTCAAGTCGTCGGCCTTCGTCCTGTACGCCACCACGTGGCAGTGTTTGAGAAAGAACTACAGGAAGTACATCAAGAACAGCGAGGGCTACCTCACTCCCACCGAACTCTTCGCCTCCAACGTGACTCTGGACAATTTGGGCAAGGAGATCACGCAGAACCCAGCCAACAGGACAAAGTTCATATACAACCTGGAGGACCCCGACGTGTGTAACAACATGGAGTCAGTTTTATAG